CGCCCGCCTTCAGCCACAGCGGTGGAGTGCGCGCCGCTCCGACACCGGGTGGCGTACCCGTGAAGATCAGGTCGCCAGGTTGCAGCGTGATGAGCTGCGAAACATGGGCGATGATTTCGTCGATACCGAAGATCAGTTCTTTGGTGGTCGAGTTCTGGACGGTTTCGCCGTTGAGCCGCAGGCTGACTCGAATGTTGTGAGGATCGACTTCATCCGAGGTCACCAGATATGGACCAGTCGGTGCGAACGTATCGGGTGTCTTGCCCAACAACCACTGTCCGCCTGGACGTCCCTTTTGCCAGTCGCGAGCCGAAATGTCATTGCCAACGGTGTAGCCCGCGACGTGTGAGAATGCATTCTCTTTGGAGATGTTCTTACCGCGTTTGCCGATGATGACGACGAGTTCCGCTTCGTAGTCCACTTCGTGTGAAACCTTCGGCAGGATCACGGCGTCCTCGGGACCAATGACCGTCTGCGAGAACTTGTTGAAGACGACCGGTTCGTTGGGAATGGGCGAATTCGTTTCAATCGCATGGTCACGATAGTTCAGTCCGATGCACAGCACTTTGTCGGGGTTGCCGATCGGTGCGAGCAGACGCCCTGTGACGAACGGTCCCTTGGTCATTCCCACTGCCAAGGCGTGAGCGGCTGCCGCCAGGCCTTCTGGGGCAGCGAGAACTTCGCGCATCGTCGTGGGGAGCTTGGAATCGACTTCACACAGATCAACATAGCGTCCGTCGAGAGCTACGCCTACGACTTTGGGTCCGCGATCGGTCAACAACGTCGCCAGCTTCATCAGTCATCCCCTGGAAAAAGTGTCGGTCATTTGGAAGTGAGCCAAAAAAATGATTTGGTCCACGTCCCGCTGTGAGTCCTCGTGCGACCTGTTGGCACATCTGACTCAGGCCCGAAGATTCTCTCGGCCTATTTCGCATCAACTCTAGTCCGTGCGGTGTCGTTTTTCATCCGTACGGTGGACGGACCAGGCAAGGGATTGTCCGACCTCGTCGGATTGGCCCCGTGCGACTTCAGCACGATCTTCAGCATGAAGTCGAGGGCACTCCTCGTCGTGCTGGAAAAAATCTCGATTCGGAGCATTCAATTCTTCGCGGCAGCGGCCTGCTCGTGCCGCTGTTGGTAGGCCCGATACGCGCTTCGATAGTTCTGTGCGATGATAAAACGGGACAGTCCGAAGACGGTGGAAATCAGGATGACCAGGATGCCCACTCCTGGAAGGAGATACGCACCAATCGTACGATCAGAAACTTGTAATCCGATCGAGCTTGTCGCGGATGTCACGACGATGGCCCCTGCCGTCCAGAGCGTGCCTAATGTTCCGCCGAGCAGGATCGTGGCCAGACTTTCACCCGTCGAAGGAACATATCTGCGACCATAACGCCCCACGACTTCGTATTGCCGCCGCTCAATACTCCATTCACGATCAATTCGTTCCAATTCACTCAGATGTCGAAGTTGCGACAACTGGGTTTCGATCGCGGGGTTCACTTCTAGGGTTGGCGCTGGTGTGGCTAAGAGCAGCGACTTGGCGCGCGTAAACTCGTCCTCGGTCAACGTCCCGTTCTGTCGAAGCTGTTCCAGCTTTTGCAGTTCATCAGTTAGCGACATTCGCAGTTCCTGCAGGAGACCCGAATTGGAGTTGGTTTGATTGCGTGCATTGTGCCGGTTGGTTGTGTCTGGCGGATTTTGATGCACAATCGCTCGGTGATTCATCGTTCGTTGTGCCAAGCAGACTTCCGGAAAAGTGAAAAGCAATCGTCTAAATCAGGCACTCAATGCCCGCAAGGGCGACTTTCGCTTTGGGCGTACGACCCGCAGAGGAGTTCGATGTTATACTCTCAGGTGTCGTGGTTGGTCGGCAATGACAACTTTTGACATGAGATGAACGCGAGTCAAGCTCTCTCGGATCACGAACTGCGAGCGGCACGGAACGCAGTGAGGGGCGATTGAGTCGGGTGGTGAACCCACCAAAGATGCCAACAGGTTTGATCCCTCACGCTGTCGGATGAAAAGCTGGACATGATTAACGTTCATCGCCTGACGAAGCGGTTCGCGGATCTTCGTACAGGCGCTTTTACGGCTCTCGACAATGTCACCTTTGAGGTGAAGCCGGGTGAAATTCTGGGTTTGCTCGGTCCGAATGGAGCGGGTAAGACGACCTGCCTGCGCATTCTGAGTACGGTCCTGAAACCGACCAGTGGCAGTGCATTTGTCGCGGGATACGACGTCGCGACCCATCCCGAAGAGGTGCGGGCGCGAATTGGATTTCTGTCCAATAATACCGGCATCTACGATCGGATGACGGGTGGAGAAATGGTCGAACACTTTGGACGCTTGTATGGCATCCCCGAGGTCGCGCTGCAACAACGCATCTCTGAGTTGTTCGAACGATTGCAGATGACCAACGTTCGCGATGTCCTGGGGTCGAAGATGTCGACCGGCATGAAACAGAAGGTTTCGATTGCCCGCACGATCATTCACGATCCGCCCGTCTTGATCTTCGATGAACCGACATCGGGGTTGGACGTGCTCGTGGCACGGAAGGTGATTGACGAGGTCAAATCGCTCCGTGATCAGGGCAAGTGCATCATCTATTCGACACACATCATGCGTGAAGTCGAAAAGCTGTGCCATCGGATTGCCATCATCTATCGTGGAAAAATCCTGGCCATGGGATCGGTCCAAGAATTGGCGGATCAGTATCACGAATCGGATATGGAAGAACTGTTCTTCAAATTGATCGACCGACATGAAGCAGATCTGGCCGCGGGGCACGTCTCGTAAACGATCGACGGACGCCTTTGCCTCAGGAGAAATAGTGGCCCCATGAACTGGCGAAATATCATTCTGATCTTCCGGCGTGAAGTGCTCGATCAATTGCGAGATCGACGAACGCTGTTCATGGTCGCCGTCCTGCCCATTCTGCTCTACCCGCTGCTTGGGATTGGCATGGTGCAGATGACGGTCCTATTCACGGAACAGCCACGGACCGTCGTGATTCTGGGTGCTGCCGACCTGCCAGAACAACCGCTGCTCGACGGTCATCGGTTTGCACGCCAGTGGTTTCGGTCTGCGGGCGATGCAGACAAACTGCGTGTCATCACCGATTTGAATGAGTCTGGACAGGATCAACCTGCTGAAACGAACGCCCTAAACAATTCCGACGAGCAGATTCTGGCGAAGGCAAGAGCGGTGCGCGAGCGCCTGCTGGAGCGGCAGCAGATTGAAGTCGAACTCCACGCTGCGCAAGCGAAAAAACAAACTGCGGAAATCACCGCCTTGGAAAGCACGCTGCAAGGGCTGAATCGTCAACTGACGGCACTATTCGACCGCAGCGGCATCCAAGTCTTGATCCACATTCCGCAAGACTTCGCTCGCAATCTCGAGAAACGGCAACAGGAACTGACGTCGCGCGAATCCTCGACCAAGGCGGCCTCGAACTATCCCCGGCCGGTGATATTGCAGAATAGCGCCGACGAGAAATCCGTGATTGCACACCGGCGCGTTCAGGACGTGATGCAGGCCTGGGAACGCTCGATCCTGAAGCAGCAATTGCATGAAAGCCAGTTGCCGGAAACGCTCACCGAACCCGTCCGCCCCGATGACATTGATCTCGCCCTGCAATCCCAAGTCTCGGCAAATACATGGGCGAAGATGTTTCCGGCGCTGCTGGTGATCATGGCGTTGACGGGTGCGTTCTATCCGGCCGTCGACTTGTGTGCGGGCGAAAAAGAGCGTGGCACGATGGAGACGTTGCTGATCTGTCCCGCCACGCGTACCGAGATTGTCCTGGGAAAATTTCTGACGGTGCTTGTTTTCAGTATGTCGACGGCCCTGCTGAACCTCGTCAGTGTCGGGTTTACGGGCAAATACATGACATCGCTGGCGATCGGCGGGGCCGCTTCGCGCATGGGCGACTTGTCACTTCCATCGACGTCGGCTCTCATTTGGGTGATCATCATTTTGATCCCCCTGGCGACACTGTTCAGTGCCTTGTGCCTGGCGATTGCGACCTTCGCGAAAAGCAGCAAAGAGGGACAGTATTACTTAACGCCGCTGCTGATGGTCACGCTGGGATTGACGATGTTTTGCCTGTCTCCTGCCACAGAGATGCAGCCGTTCTATAGCGTGATGCCGGTCATCGGACCTGGGCTGTTACTCAAAGGCCTGCTGAAGGGCAGCGGCCCTGCGATGGAGATGTACCTGTATGCGATTCCCGTGCTGCTGACGTCGATTGGTTACAGCCTGCTGGCACTTTGGTGGGCGATCGAACAATTCGGCCGCGAAGAAGTCCTGTTTCGCGAGGCCGAGCGATTTGACTTGCGTCTCTGGGTCAAACATCTGCTGCGCGACAAAGAACCGGTTCCGACATTCGCGGAGGCTGGATTTTGCTTCTTACTGATCCTGTTACTGCAGTTTGTTTCGTGGAAGTCGTTCCAAACCGCGATCCACGAAACGTCTCCAGAAGATCAGGGCCTGTTCCAGATTCGACTACTGATCATTCAGCAAATCGCTTTAATTGCCACGCCGGCGCTGATGATGGGGCTGATCCTGACGACCAGCGTGCGGCGGACGTTTTCGCTGCGGTGGCCAGGTGCGACCCGGATGCTGTGTGCCGCCCTGCTGCCGTTCA
The window above is part of the Schlesneria paludicola DSM 18645 genome. Proteins encoded here:
- a CDS encoding ABC transporter permease subunit/CPBP intramembrane protease encodes the protein MNWRNIILIFRREVLDQLRDRRTLFMVAVLPILLYPLLGIGMVQMTVLFTEQPRTVVILGAADLPEQPLLDGHRFARQWFRSAGDADKLRVITDLNESGQDQPAETNALNNSDEQILAKARAVRERLLERQQIEVELHAAQAKKQTAEITALESTLQGLNRQLTALFDRSGIQVLIHIPQDFARNLEKRQQELTSRESSTKAASNYPRPVILQNSADEKSVIAHRRVQDVMQAWERSILKQQLHESQLPETLTEPVRPDDIDLALQSQVSANTWAKMFPALLVIMALTGAFYPAVDLCAGEKERGTMETLLICPATRTEIVLGKFLTVLVFSMSTALLNLVSVGFTGKYMTSLAIGGAASRMGDLSLPSTSALIWVIIILIPLATLFSALCLAIATFAKSSKEGQYYLTPLLMVTLGLTMFCLSPATEMQPFYSVMPVIGPGLLLKGLLKGSGPAMEMYLYAIPVLLTSIGYSLLALWWAIEQFGREEVLFREAERFDLRLWVKHLLRDKEPVPTFAEAGFCFLLILLLQFVSWKSFQTAIHETSPEDQGLFQIRLLIIQQIALIATPALMMGLILTTSVRRTFSLRWPGATRMLCAALLPFTLHPLTIELIMSLQWFFPPPPEGMAELMKHLKTADIRLVLLAFAVAPAFCEEIAFRGFLLAGFRRLGRVRLAIVLSSLAFGIIHMIPHQVFNATLLGLVLGAMCVRTRSLFPGIVFHFVYNSLGILHDRFGDLVPTDHVWAILFRSEAGALRYQPTLLCLLAVICVGLLYRILKSSPFAPDPEQKELAAEDSKSQTDTYRSSAVHG
- a CDS encoding SHOCT domain-containing protein, producing the protein MSLTDELQKLEQLRQNGTLTEDEFTRAKSLLLATPAPTLEVNPAIETQLSQLRHLSELERIDREWSIERRQYEVVGRYGRRYVPSTGESLATILLGGTLGTLWTAGAIVVTSATSSIGLQVSDRTIGAYLLPGVGILVILISTVFGLSRFIIAQNYRSAYRAYQQRHEQAAAAKN
- a CDS encoding ABC transporter ATP-binding protein encodes the protein MINVHRLTKRFADLRTGAFTALDNVTFEVKPGEILGLLGPNGAGKTTCLRILSTVLKPTSGSAFVAGYDVATHPEEVRARIGFLSNNTGIYDRMTGGEMVEHFGRLYGIPEVALQQRISELFERLQMTNVRDVLGSKMSTGMKQKVSIARTIIHDPPVLIFDEPTSGLDVLVARKVIDEVKSLRDQGKCIIYSTHIMREVEKLCHRIAIIYRGKILAMGSVQELADQYHESDMEELFFKLIDRHEADLAAGHVS
- a CDS encoding fumarylacetoacetate hydrolase family protein — translated: MKLATLLTDRGPKVVGVALDGRYVDLCEVDSKLPTTMREVLAAPEGLAAAAHALAVGMTKGPFVTGRLLAPIGNPDKVLCIGLNYRDHAIETNSPIPNEPVVFNKFSQTVIGPEDAVILPKVSHEVDYEAELVVIIGKRGKNISKENAFSHVAGYTVGNDISARDWQKGRPGGQWLLGKTPDTFAPTGPYLVTSDEVDPHNIRVSLRLNGETVQNSTTKELIFGIDEIIAHVSQLITLQPGDLIFTGTPPGVGAARTPPLWLKAGDRMEVDIEHVGVLVNPVVAE